A DNA window from Leptolyngbya sp. KIOST-1 contains the following coding sequences:
- a CDS encoding transglutaminase family protein: MRYKIHHMTQYRYAQPVVLRHHVLRLRPRSDGAQQLLSFGLEVSPSPSQQTAIADLEGNSTLGLWFAPTPTDQFTLVTTAEVETYRSNPFDYLAEPWAATLPVDYPTTARTALLPYLSSTHDPIAPGVIDLAQDLAHDVDGNVGLFLTALVSRIYEDCDYTTRSTGHPWPGGITWAKKLGSCRDFAVLFMQACRAVGLAARFVSGYEEGDPNVAERDLHAWAEVYVPGGGWRGFDPTHGLAVSDRHIALVASPFPTQTLPVHGSTQEGSRVSSVLETEIRVEVLGP; this comes from the coding sequence ATGCGCTATAAAATCCACCACATGACTCAGTATCGTTACGCTCAGCCGGTTGTGCTGCGCCACCACGTTCTGCGTCTCCGCCCCCGCAGCGACGGGGCTCAGCAGCTCCTGAGCTTTGGTCTCGAGGTAAGCCCTAGCCCCAGTCAGCAAACGGCGATCGCCGATCTGGAGGGCAACAGCACTCTGGGTCTCTGGTTTGCCCCCACTCCGACCGACCAGTTTACCCTGGTGACCACCGCCGAAGTTGAAACCTACCGCTCAAACCCCTTTGACTATCTGGCCGAACCCTGGGCTGCCACCCTGCCCGTAGACTATCCCACCACCGCCCGCACGGCCCTGCTGCCCTACCTCAGCTCAACCCACGACCCCATCGCCCCAGGGGTAATTGACCTGGCCCAGGACCTGGCCCACGACGTCGATGGCAATGTGGGGCTATTTCTCACCGCCCTGGTATCCCGCATCTACGAGGACTGCGACTACACCACCCGGTCCACCGGGCACCCCTGGCCGGGGGGGATAACCTGGGCTAAAAAACTGGGCAGCTGCCGCGACTTTGCGGTGCTGTTTATGCAGGCCTGCCGGGCGGTGGGCCTGGCGGCCCGCTTTGTCAGCGGCTACGAAGAGGGCGATCCCAACGTCGCCGAACGCGATCTGCACGCCTGGGCCGAGGTCTATGTCCCCGGCGGCGGCTGGCGTGGCTTTGATCCCACCCATGGGCTGGCAGTCAGCGATCGTCACATTGCCCTGGTGGCCAGCCCGTTCCCAACCCAGACCCTGCCGGTTCATGGCAGCACCCAGGAGGGCAGTCGGGTGAGTTCTGTGCTGGAGACAGAGATTCGCGTTGAGGTGCTGGGACCTTAG
- a CDS encoding protein kinase domain-containing protein translates to MEQTLLGGRYQVIRRLGSGGFSRTFLVTDLHLPNHPRCVIKQLKVQDKDTGTLDMARRLFDTEARVLYQLGNHPQIPALLAHFEEDQEFYLAQEYIEGSRLNRQVEEGKPWSETRVVLLLQEVLEILAFVHRQQVIHRDIKPSNLIRRHRDGKLVLIDFGAVKQVTSSPLLDAETGATNITVAIGTHGYMPNEQYAGKPRFSSDVYAVGILGIRALTGLHPQKIEEDPLTSELDWRQHAPTVSSELAAVLDRMVRYDFRDRYPTAQEALEALQNLPNPLHGLVGTQIYQTWMKGSNGRGPTFPGDDNDPGNGPSETSEPTAFADDQDSTSLFPVDLAYPTAHGKAPLPLAAGGAKAVAFQPYGRRPSLVAVGLLGVLSLGLVLWRSGLTIALEINGAGITKPFQSMVLPSLDIDLGRMLPPEEKAALLTRQGDRLLRQGRYPDALAIYDEAVESQSDFAPAYLGRCKTLIALKRPIEAIAACDDALAYSTYYPEAVRSKGNAEEQQGRLLAALALYESANNLMPAMFEAWLDRGRVLQKLGRSAEALAAVDQAIARDRESAEAWTIRGEANWTLRRFDQAIIDLEKALQINPDHGPARELRQRARQTVGR, encoded by the coding sequence ATGGAGCAAACATTGCTAGGAGGTCGGTACCAGGTTATCCGGCGGCTGGGGTCAGGGGGGTTCAGCCGCACTTTCTTGGTGACTGATTTACACCTGCCCAACCATCCTCGCTGCGTGATCAAGCAGCTCAAGGTGCAGGATAAGGACACCGGCACCCTCGATATGGCCCGTCGCCTATTCGACACCGAGGCGCGGGTGCTGTATCAGCTGGGCAACCATCCCCAAATTCCTGCGCTGCTGGCCCACTTTGAGGAAGATCAAGAGTTTTACCTGGCCCAGGAGTACATCGAAGGCAGCCGCCTCAACCGCCAGGTTGAAGAGGGCAAGCCCTGGTCAGAAACGCGGGTGGTGCTGCTACTGCAGGAGGTGCTCGAGATTCTGGCATTTGTTCACCGTCAGCAGGTTATCCACCGCGACATCAAGCCCTCCAACCTGATTCGCCGCCACCGCGATGGGAAGCTAGTGCTGATCGATTTTGGGGCGGTTAAGCAGGTGACGTCGTCGCCGCTGCTCGACGCCGAAACTGGTGCCACCAATATCACGGTGGCAATTGGCACCCATGGCTATATGCCCAATGAGCAGTACGCTGGCAAGCCCCGGTTTAGCAGCGATGTGTATGCCGTAGGGATTTTGGGGATTCGGGCGCTAACCGGCCTGCACCCCCAAAAGATTGAGGAAGACCCTTTGACCAGTGAGCTGGACTGGCGGCAGCATGCGCCCACGGTGTCGTCAGAGTTGGCGGCGGTGCTCGACAGGATGGTTCGCTACGACTTTCGCGATCGCTACCCCACCGCCCAGGAGGCCCTGGAGGCTTTGCAAAACTTGCCCAACCCCCTACACGGTCTGGTGGGCACCCAAATTTATCAAACCTGGATGAAGGGCTCCAACGGACGTGGCCCCACCTTCCCCGGCGATGATAACGACCCAGGCAACGGGCCCAGCGAAACCTCAGAACCAACGGCCTTCGCCGATGACCAGGATTCCACCTCTCTGTTTCCGGTCGATTTGGCCTACCCCACGGCCCACGGCAAGGCACCGCTCCCCCTCGCTGCCGGCGGGGCCAAAGCGGTCGCCTTTCAGCCCTACGGTCGCCGCCCATCGCTGGTTGCGGTGGGTTTGCTGGGGGTCCTCAGTCTCGGCCTGGTGCTCTGGCGCAGTGGGTTGACCATTGCCCTGGAGATCAACGGTGCAGGGATAACCAAGCCCTTTCAGTCGATGGTGCTACCTTCCCTGGACATCGATCTGGGGCGGATGCTGCCGCCCGAAGAAAAAGCTGCCCTGCTGACGCGCCAGGGCGATCGCCTGCTGCGCCAGGGCCGCTACCCCGATGCCCTGGCCATCTACGATGAGGCCGTGGAGAGCCAGTCGGACTTCGCCCCCGCCTACCTGGGGCGGTGCAAAACGCTAATTGCCCTGAAGCGCCCCATTGAAGCAATTGCCGCCTGTGACGATGCCCTGGCCTACAGCACCTACTACCCCGAAGCGGTGCGCAGCAAGGGGAATGCAGAGGAACAGCAGGGCAGACTGCTGGCCGCCCTGGCCCTGTATGAAAGCGCGAATAACCTCATGCCCGCCATGTTTGAGGCCTGGCTGGATCGGGGGCGGGTGCTGCAAAAGCTGGGCCGGTCGGCGGAGGCGCTGGCCGCCGTTGATCAGGCGATCGCTCGCGATCGGGAGTCGGCGGAGGCCTGGACCATACGCGGGGAGGCCAACTGGACCTTGAGACGCTTCGACCAGGCCATCATTGACCTCGAAAAGGCGCTCCAGATCAACCCTGACCATGGCCCTGCCCGAGAACTGCGGCAGCGGGCTCGCCAGACCGTGGGGCGCTGA